The Bernardetia sp. ABR2-2B DNA window AGAAAGGTATAAAAAAAAAGTTCGAATATCTCTATTCAAACTTTACTTTTTTTAACAAAAAAGTGATTTTTATTTTTTACAGTAAATTCAACTTTTTCATAAAACGATTTTTATAAGAAGCTCCAATCGGAATTGTTTTGCTAGGCATTACTACACTAGCATCTTCAATACTCATTATTTTTGTAAAATTGACAATGTATGAACGATGAACACGTATAAAATCTGTTTCAGGTAATTTCTTTTCTAAGCCTTTCATTGTCGAATGAATAATATATTTACGTTTTTCAGTATTTATGATTACATAATCTGACAATGCTTCGATAAAAAACACATCACTCAAACGCAAACGAACAATTTTGTTATCAGCTTTGATAAATACTTCATCTTGATTCTCAACAGTTACATTTGAGGCTTTTAAATTAGCTTCTGCTTTTCCAACTGCCTTTAGAAAACGAGCGTAGTTTACTGGTTTTACTAAATAATCGGTTACATTGTACTCAAATGCCTCAACAGCATAACTTGCACGAGAGGTAACCAAAATAATTTGAGGCATATCATCAAGTGTCTTCATGAGGTCAAGACCTGTCATTTCAGGCATCTCAACATCTAAAAAAACAATATCAACTTCTTTGGATTTGATAATTGTGAAAGCGTCAGCAGCATTATCTGTTTCTTCAAGTACAGTCAAACTCTCTGTTTTGTTGGCAAAATGCTTTATTACGTTGCGAGAAAACTCATCATCATCTACAATTAGGCAGTTCATATATATGGGGGCTAGTAGTTTTTTACTTAGATTAGGAGTAGGTTTATTTTTCTACATAAATTTATGAGCTTCATTTTTCCTCAAACAAATATGTTAAAATGGAAAGTTAAGCAAAATCATCATCAATTCGTAATTTTTAATTCTTAATTTCTGATTGACTCATATGTTTTTCAAAAAGTAGTTTCATATATTTTCCAACAATATCAAACTCAAGGTTGATTGTATCACCTATTTTGAGTTTATGAAAATTTGTATGTTCATAAGTGTAAGGAATAATAGCAACGCTAAAACTACCTTTTTGAGTTTCATTATTTTTTTC harbors:
- a CDS encoding LytTR family DNA-binding domain-containing protein → MNCLIVDDDEFSRNVIKHFANKTESLTVLEETDNAADAFTIIKSKEVDIVFLDVEMPEMTGLDLMKTLDDMPQIILVTSRASYAVEAFEYNVTDYLVKPVNYARFLKAVGKAEANLKASNVTVENQDEVFIKADNKIVRLRLSDVFFIEALSDYVIINTEKRKYIIHSTMKGLEKKLPETDFIRVHRSYIVNFTKIMSIEDASVVMPSKTIPIGASYKNRFMKKLNLL